A genomic window from Silene latifolia isolate original U9 population chromosome Y, ASM4854445v1, whole genome shotgun sequence includes:
- the LOC141631468 gene encoding putative mitochondrial protein AtMg00820 codes for MILEFEEPTSYKDALVSEDSERWLEAMKTEMDSMSENQVWDLVDFSDGVKPIGCKWIFKLKTDKDGNINVFKARLVAKCFKRSHGVDYDETFSPLAMFKSIRIILAIATYYDYEIW; via the coding sequence ATGATTTTGGAATTTGAGGAACCTACTAGTTACAAGGATGCTTTGGTGAGTGAAGACTCTGAAagatggcttgaggccatgaaaaccgaaatggattctatgtcTGAGaatcaagtatgggacttggttgatttcTCTGATGGAGTTAAACCCATTGgttgcaaatggattttcaaattAAAAACAGACAAAGATGGAAACATTAATGTTTTCAAAGCTAGGCTTGTGGCGAAGTGTTTCAAGCGAAGTCATGGTGTAGACTATGATGAGACATTCTCACCATTAGCTATGTTTAAATCTATCAGAATAATTCTAGCGATTGCTACCTattatgattatgagatatggtaG